A genome region from Erigeron canadensis isolate Cc75 unplaced genomic scaffold, C_canadensis_v1 Conyza_canadensis_unscaffolded:230, whole genome shotgun sequence includes the following:
- the LOC122584346 gene encoding NAD(P)H-quinone oxidoreductase subunit 6, chloroplastic: MDLPGLIHDFLLVFLGLGLILGGLGVVLLPNPIYSAFSLGLVFVCISLFYILSNSHFVAAAQLLIYVGAINVLIIFAVMFINGSEYSKDFHLWTVGDGVTSVVCTSIFVSLITTISDTSWYGIIWTAKANQIIEQDLISNSQQIGIHLSTDFFLPFEFISIILLVALIGAIAVARQ, translated from the coding sequence atggaTTTACCTGGACTAATACATGATTTTCTTTTAGTCTTTCTGGGATTGGGTCTTATATTAGGGGGTCTGGGAGTAGTATTACTTCCCAATCCCATTTATTCTGCCTTTTCGTTGGGAttggtttttgtttgtatatctTTATTCTATATTCTATCGAACTCACATTTTGTAGCCGCTGCGCAGCTCCTTATTTACGTAGGAGCCATAAATGTTTTAATCATTTTTGCTGTAATGTTCATAAATGGTTCAGAATATTCCAAAGATTTCCATCTTTGGACCGTGGGAGATGGAGTAACTTCTGTGGTCTGTACAAGTATTTTTGTTTCACTAATTACTACTATTTCAGATACGTCATGGTACGGGATTATTTGGACTGCAAAAGCAAACCAGATTATCGAGCAAGATCTGATAAGTAATAGTCAACAAATTGGGATTCATTTATCAACAGATTTTTTTCTTCCGTTTGAATTTATTTCAATAATTCTTTTAGTTGCGTTAATCGGCGCAATTGCTGTAGCTCGTCAATAA
- the LOC122584319 gene encoding NAD(P)H-quinone oxidoreductase chain 4, chloroplastic, which translates to MVRALMCLELILNAVNLNFVTFSDFFDSRQLKGAIFSIFVIAIAAAEAAIGLAIVSSIYRNRKSTHPMSHSVKIYDTCIGCTQCVRACPTDVLEMIPWDGCKAKQIASAPRTEDCLINTLQKPESIFFLPPKPVPKIFYFLALVFLVQAYLVFTTNKFPWLTIIVVLPIFAGSLIFFLPHKGNRVIRWYTICICMLELLLTTYAFCYHFQLDDPLIQLVDDYKWISFFDFRWKLGIDGLSIGPVLLTGFITTLATLAAWPITRDSRLFHFLMLAMYSGQIGSFSSRDLLLFFIMWELELIPVYLLLAMWGGKKRLYSATKFILYTAGGSIFLLMGVLGIGLYGSNEPTLNFETSVNQSYPVALEIIFYIGFFIAFAVKSPILPLHTWLPDTHGEAHYSTCMLLAGILLKMGAYGLIRINMELLPHAHSIFSPWLMIVGTLQIIYAASTSPGQRNLKKRIAYSSVSHMGFILIGIASITDTGLNGAILQIISHGFIGAALFFLAGTSYDRIRLVYLDEMGGVGIPMPKIFTMFSSFSMASLALPGMSGFVAEVIIFLGLITSQKYLLMPKIAITFVMAIGMILTPIYLLSMSRQMFYGYKLFNTPNSFVFDSGPRELFVSISIFLPVIGIGMYPDFVLSLSVDKVEGILSNYFYR; encoded by the exons ATGGTTAGGGCGCTTATGTGTCTTGAGCTTATATTAAATGCTGTAAATCTCAATTTTGTaacattttctgatttttttgaTAGTCGTCAATTAAAAGGAGCCATTTTCTCCATTTTTGTTATAGCTATTGCAGCTGCTGAAGCTGCTATTGGACTCGCTATTGTTTCATCAATTTATCGTAACAGAAAATCAACTC ATCCAATGTCGCATTCAGTAAAGATTTATGATACATGTATCGGGTGTACTCAATGTGTCCGAGCCTGTCCCACGGATGTATTAGAAATGATACCCTGGGATGGATGTAAAGCCAAACAAATAGCATCTGCTCCAAGAACGGAGGATTGT CTTATTAATACGTTACAGAAACCCgagtccattttttttttaccgccAAAACCAGtgccaaaaatattttattttttggcaCTGGTTTTTTTGGTCCAAGCGTATCTTGTCTTTACCACGAACAAATTTCCTTGGTTAACAATAATTGTAGTCTTACCAATATTTGCGGGTTccttaattttctttcttcccCATAAAGGAAATAGGGTAATTAGGTGGTAtactatatgtatatgcatgttAGAACTTCTTCTAACAACCTATGCATTCTGTTATCATTTCCAATTGGACGATCCATTAATCCAACTAGTAGACGACTATAAATGGATCAGTTTTTTTGATTTCCGTTGGAAATTAGGAATAGATGGACTGTCTATAGGCCCCGTTTTATTAACAGGATTTATCACTACTTTAGCTACCTTAGCGGCCTGGCCTATTACTCGGGATTCTCGATTATTCCATTTCTTGATGTTAGCAATGTACAGTGGTCAAATAGGATCATTTTCTTCTCGGGaccttttactttttttcatCATGTGGGAATTAGAATTAATTCCGGTCTATCTACTTTTAGCCATGTGGGGAGGGAAGAAACGTCTCTATTCAGCcacaaaatttattttgtacaCGGCGGGGGGCTCCATTTTTCTCTTAATGGGAGTTCTGGGTATCGGTTTATATGGTTCTAATGAGCCAACATTAAATTTTGAAACATCAGTTAATCAATCGTATCCTGTGGCTTTGGAAATAATATTCTATATTGGATTTTTTATTGCTTTTGCTGTCAAATCACCGATTCTACCGCTACATACATGGTTACCAGATACCCACGGAGAGGCGCATTACAGTACTTGTATGCTTCTAGCCggaattttattaaaaatgggAGCGTATGGATTGATTCGGATTAATATGGAATTATTACCACACGCTCATTCTATATTTTCTCCTTGGTTGATGATAGTAGGCACACTACAAATAATCTATGCAGCTTCAACATCTCCCGGCCAgcgtaatttaaaaaaaagaatagcCTATTCCTCCGTATCTCATATGGGTTTCATACTTATAGGAATTGCTTCTATAACCGATACGGGACTCAATGGAGCTATATTACAAATAATATCTCATGGCTTTATTGGTGCTGCACTTTTTTTCTTGGCAGGAACGAGTTATGATAGAATACGCCTTGTTTATCTCGACGAAATGGGCGGAGTAGGTATCCCCATGCCAAAAATATTTACGATGTTCAGTAGCTTTTCCATGGCTTCCCTTGCATTACCGGGTATGAGTGGTTTTGTTGCAGAAGTTATAATCTTTTTAGGACTAATTACAAGCCAAAAATATCTTTTAATGCCCAAAATAGCTATCACTTTTGTAATGGCAATTGGAATGATATTAACtcctatttatttattatctatGTCACGGCAGATGTTCTATGGATACAAATTATTTAATACTCCAaactcttttgtttttgattctgGACCGCGCGAGTTATTTGTTTCCATCTCCATTTTTCTACCTGTAATAGGTATTGGTATGTATCCCGATTTTGTTCTTTCGCTATCAGTTGACAAGGTTGAAGGTATTTTATCTAATTATTTTTATAGATAG
- the LOC122584325 gene encoding NAD(P)H-quinone oxidoreductase subunit 5, chloroplastic yields the protein MEQTYQYAWIIPFLPLPVPMLIGLGLLLFPTATKSLRRMWAFQSVLLLSIVMIFSMNLSIQQINSSSVYQYVWSWIINNDFSLEFGYLIDPLTSIMSILITTVGILVLIYSDNYMSHDHGYLRFFAYMSFFSTSMLGLVTSSNLIQIYIFWELVGMCSYLLIGFWFTRPVAAKACQKAFVTNRVGDFGLLLGILGFYWVTGSFEFRDLFQIFNNLISNNEVDFLFVTLCAVLLFAGAIAKSAQFPLHVWLPDAMEGPTPISALIHAATMVAAGIFLVARLMPLFIVIPYIMNFISLIGIITVFLGATLALAQKDIKRGLAYSTMSQLGYMMLALGMGSYRSALFHLITHAYSKALLFLGSGSVIHSMETLVGYCPKKSQNMVLMGGLTKHVPITKTSFLLGTLSLCGIPPLACFWSKDEILNDSWLYSPIFAIIAWSTAGLTAFYMCRIYLLTFEGHLNVNFQNYSGKRNTPLYSISLWGKEGSKKSNKNFRLVTLLNKNGGPSFFSNRVYKIDENVRKMTPPLLSIPNFGNTKTSLYPYESDNTMLFPILILIIFTLFVGFLGIPLTQDVDILTKWLTPSINLLHKNSNNSIDWYEFCKDAFFSVSIASFGIFIAFFLYKPVYSSFQNLDLINSFFKMGPRRNFYDKIKNAIYDWSYNRGYIDAFYGRFFIVGTRKFAEFTHFFDRRIIDGIPNGVGLISFFVAEVIKSVGGGRISSYLFFYFSYVSIFLVIYYFLNI from the coding sequence atggAACAGACATATCAATATGCGTGGATAATACCTTTTCTTCCACTTCCGGTTCCTATGTTAATAGGGTTGGGACTTCTTCTTTTTCCGACGGCAACAAAAAGTCTTCGCCGTATGTGGGCTTTTCAGAGCGTTTTGTTGTTAAGTATAGTTATGATTTTTTCCATGAATCTTTCTATTCAGCAAATTAATAGTAGTTCTGTCTATCAATATGTATGGTCTTGGAttattaataatgatttttcGTTAGAATTCGGATACTTGATCGATCCACTTACTTCTATTATGTCAATACTAATCACTACTGTTGGAATTTTGGTTCTTATTTATAGTGATAATTATATGTCTCATGATCACGGTTATTTGAGATTTTTTGCTTATATGAGTTTTTTCAGTACTTCTATGTTGGGATTAGTTACTAGTTCAAATttgatacaaatttatattttttgggaATTAGTTGGAATGTGTTCGTATCTATTAATAGGATTTTGGTTCACACGACCTGTTGCAGCAAAGGCTTGTCAAAAAGCCTTTGTAACTAATCGTGTTGGCGATTTTGGTTTATTATTAggcattttagggttttattgGGTAACGGGGAGTTTTGAATTTCGTGATTTATTCCAAATATTCAATAACTTGATTTCTAATAATGAGGtcgattttttatttgttacctTGTGCGCTGTTCTTTTATTTGCCGGTGCGATTGCTAAATCTGCACAATTTCCTCTTCATGTATGGTTACCTGATGCGATGGAAGGGCCGACTCCTATTTCGGCCCTTATACATGCTGCTACGATGGTAGCAGCGGGCATTTTTCTTGTAGCCCGACTTATGCCTCTTTTCATAGTCATACCCTACATAATGAATTTTATCTCTTTGATAGGGATAATAACAGTTTTTTTAGGAGCTACTTTAGCTCTTGCTCAAAAAGATATTAAGAGGGGTTTAGCCTATTCAACAATGTCTCAATTGGGTTATATGATGTTAGCTTTAGGTATGGGGTCTTATCGCAGTGCTTTATTTCATTTGATTACTCATGCTTATTCTAAAGCATTATTGTTCTTAGGATCGGGATCCGTTATTCATTCAATGGAAACTCTTGTTGGGTATTGTCCAAAAAAAAGTCAGAATATGGTGCTTATGGGAGGTTTAACAAAACATGTACCAATTACaaaaacttcttttttattaGGTACACTTTCTCTTTGCGGTATTCCACCCCTTGCTTGTTTTTGGTCCAAAGATGAAATTCTTAATGATAGTTGGTTGTATTCACCTATTTTTGCAATAATAGCTTGGTCTACGGCGGGATTAACGGCATTTTATATGTGTCGGATTTATTTACTTACTTTTGAAGGACATTTAAAcgttaattttcaaaattacaGTGGAAAAAGGAATACCCCCTTATATTCAATATCGCTATGGGGTAAAGAAGGttcaaaaaaaagtaacaaaaactTTCGTTTGGTAACTTTATTAAATAAGAATGGAGGtccttcttttttttcaaatagAGTATATAAAATTGATGAGAATGTAAGAAAAATGACCCCACCCCTTCTTTCTATTCCGAATTTTGGCAATACCAAGACTTCTTTGTATCCTTATGAATCGGATAATACGATGTTATTCCcaatacttatattaattatatttactttGTTCGTTGGATTCTTAGGAATTCCTTTAACTCAAGACGtggatatattaacaaaatggTTAACCCCGTCTATAAATCTTTtacataaaaattcaaataattcaatagATTGGTATGAATTTTGTAAAGATGCCTTTTTTTCAGTCAGTATAGCCTCTTTCGGAATATTTatagcattttttttatataaacctgtttattcatcttttcaaaatttggacttaattaattcattttttaaaatgggTCCTAGGAGAAATTTTtatgacaaaataaaaaatgctaTATATGATTGGTCATATAATCGAGGGTACATAGATGCCTTTTATGGAAGATTCTTTATTGTGGGGACGAGAAAATTCGCCGAATTCACTCATTTTTTTGATAGACGAATAATAGATGGAATTCCAAACGGAGTTGGTCTTATCAGTTTCTTTGTAGCAGAGGTTATTAAATCGGTAGGGGGGGGGCGTATTTCTTCTTATctgttcttttatttttcttatgtatccatttttttagtaatttattaCTTTTTGAATATTTAA
- the LOC122584332 gene encoding putative protein TIC 214 N-terminal part, translating into MILKSFLLGNLVSLCMKIINSVVVVGLYYGFLTTFSIGPSYFFLLRAHIMEEGEEGTEKRVSATTGFITGQLIMFISIYYAPLHLALGRPHTITVLALPYLLFHFFCNNHKHFFDYGSTTRNSMRNLSIQCVFLNNLIFQLFNHFILPSSMLARLVNIFMFRCNSKMLFVTSSFVGWIIGHILFMKWIGKLN; encoded by the coding sequence ATGATTTTGAAATCTTTTCTACTAGGTAATCTAGTATCCTTATGCATGAAGATAATCAATTCGGTCGTTGTGGTCGGACTCTATTATGGATTTCTGACCACATTCTCCATAGGACCCTCCTATTTCTTCCTTCTCCGAGCTCACATtatggaagaaggagaagaaGGAACCGAGAAGAGGGTATCAGCAACAACTGGTTTTATTACGGGACAGCTCATAATGTTCATATCGATCTATTATGCGCCTCTGCATCTAGCACTGGGTAGACCTCATACAATAACTGTCCTAGCTCTACCGTatcttttgtttcatttcttcTGCAATAATCACAAACACTTCTTTGATTATGGATCTACTACCAGAAATTCAATGCGTAATCTCAGCATTCAATGTGTATTCCTGAATAATCTCATTTTTCAATTATTCAATCATTTCATTTTACCAAGTTCAATGTTAGCGAGATTAGTCAACATTTTTATGTTTCGATGCAACAGCAAGATGCTATTTGTAACAAGTAGTTTTGTTGGTTGGATAATTGGTCACATTTTATTCATGAAATGGATTGGAAAGTTAAATTAA
- the LOC122584335 gene encoding uncharacterized protein LOC122584335 — protein MPRILLKERGAFGNADTGGAWLSSARAVRCWTAGDKPEEGEDDVKSSCPLCPGRHTCYNGRDKGSRSREGDHTAVNPFPGLVHTARHTMGAGHARSRYLNRKEGDAEGRASDWSEVVTRALSHMDSSMCSSAPDPEMWIIQGTLEDRWGDSGEIQCRSNFRFTRGIRAIRGGPPWLLSSRESIHPLSVYGQLSLEHRFRFGLNGKIKWST, from the exons ATGCCGCGAATCCTCTTGAAAGAGAGGGGTGCCTTCGGGAACGCGGACACAGGTGGTGCATGGCTGTCGTCAGCTCGTGCCGTAAGGTGTTGG ACTGCCGGTGATAAGCCGGAGGAAGGTGAGGATGACGTCAAGTCATCATGCCCCTTATGCCCTGGGCGACACACGTGCTACAATGGCCGGGACAAAGGGTCGCGATCCCGCGAGGGTGA CCATACGGCGGTGAATCCGTTCCCGGGCCTTGTACACACCGCCCGTCACACTATGGGAGCTGGCCATGCCCGAAGTCGTTACCTTAACCGCAAGGAGGGGGATGCCGAAGGCAGGGCTagtgactggagtgaagtcgtAACAAG GGCTCTCAGCCACATGGATAGTTCAATGTGCTCATCGGCGCCTGACCCTGAGATGTGGATCATCCAAGGCACATTA GAGGATAGATGGGGCGATTCAGGTGAGATCCAATGTAGATCCAACTTTCGATTCACTCGTGGGATCCGGGCGATCCGGGGGGGACCACCATGGCTCCTCTCTTCTCGAGAATCCATACATCCCTTATCAGTGTATGGACAGCTATCTCTCGAGCACAGGTTTAGGTTCGGCCTCAATGGGAAAATAAAATGGAGCACCTAA
- the LOC122584336 gene encoding 30S ribosomal protein S7, chloroplastic — MSRRGTAEEKTAKSDPIYRNRLVNMLVNRILKHGKKSLAYQIIYRAVKKIQQKTETNPLSVLRQAIHGVTPGIAVKARRVGGSTHQVPVEIGSTQGKALAIRWLLAASRKRPGRNMAFKLSSELVDAAKGSGDAIRKREETHRMAEANRAFAHFR, encoded by the coding sequence ATGTCACGTCGAGGTACTGCAGAAGAAAAAACTGCAAAATCTGATCCAATTTATCGTAATCGATTAGTTAACATGTTGGTTAACCGTATTCTGAAACACGGAAAAAAATCATTGGCTTATCAAATTATCTATCGAGCCGTGAAAAAGATTCAACAAAAGACAGAAACAAATCCACTATCTGTTTTACGTCAAGCAATACATGGAGTAACTCCGGGTATAGCAGTAAAAGCAAGACGTGTAGGTGGATCGACTCATCAAGTTCCCGTTGAAATAGGATCCACGCAAGGAAAAGCACTTGCCATTCGTTGGTTATTAGCGGCATCCCGAAAACGTCCGGGTCGAAATATGGCTTTCAAATTAAGTTCCGAATTAGTGGATGCTGCCAAAGGGAGTGGCGATGCCATACGCAAAAGGGAAGAGACTCATAGAATGGCAGAGGCAAATAGAGCTTTTGCACATTTTCGTTAA